One window from the genome of Candidatus Chlorohelix allophototropha encodes:
- a CDS encoding class I SAM-dependent methyltransferase has protein sequence MLEIGCGLGRIAFPLRFLISQYGSYDGFEITREKVDFLQANFQKTFPNFRFVWANIHNTYYNPYGEMDAREYIFPYTDNSFDLIYAASVYTHLLPDYTAHYFSEAARVLKKGGRCVFSFFLLDNYQPGRVRLNLFSSPIFNFDFSYQNYGDEFAIGNTENPEEMTAYRLGMVERFAAEAGLELAQPPIDGKWSGKSQKWLSTQDLVILVKP, from the coding sequence GTGCTTGAGATTGGGTGTGGGTTGGGACGTATCGCTTTTCCTTTGCGTTTCCTGATCTCACAATACGGCTCTTATGATGGCTTTGAAATCACTAGGGAAAAAGTAGATTTTCTCCAAGCAAATTTCCAGAAAACCTTCCCGAATTTTCGCTTTGTGTGGGCTAATATTCATAACACCTATTACAACCCATATGGCGAGATGGATGCCCGAGAGTATATATTTCCTTATACCGACAACAGTTTTGACCTAATCTATGCTGCATCAGTATATACTCACCTTTTGCCGGACTATACAGCACATTATTTCAGCGAAGCCGCGCGGGTTTTGAAAAAGGGTGGTCGCTGCGTTTTCAGCTTCTTCTTGTTAGATAACTACCAACCGGGACGGGTTCGACTTAATCTATTTAGCAGCCCTATATTTAATTTCGATTTTTCCTACCAGAATTACGGCGATGAATTTGCGATTGGGAATACGGAAAACCCGGAAGAAATGACCGCTTATCGCTTGGGTATGGTAGAACGATTTGCAGCAGAAGCCGGATTGGAACTAGCGCAACCGCCTATAGACGGCAAATGGTCGGGCAAGAGCCAGAAATGGCTCAGTACGCAGGATTTGGTAATACTGGTAAAACCTTGA
- a CDS encoding TrpB-like pyridoxal phosphate-dependent enzyme: MVAHPTKIELDEKEMPTAWYNIQADLPVPLPPPLHPGTHQPIGPADLAPLFPMELIKQEVSTERYIDIPEEVQEIYKLWRPSPLYRALRLEKLLDTPAKIYFKYEGVSPSGSHKSNTSVPQAYYNMKEGVKHITTETGAGQWGTALSMSCEMFGIECTVYMVKVSYQQKPYRRALMETYGAKVIASPSNTTASGRKILETSPDSPGSLGMAISEAVEIAAQRDDTRYSLGSVLNHVLMHQTIIGQEAKLQLEKVGDYPDIIIGCTGGGSNFAGITFPFIKDKFAGKNIRVIAVEPAACPSLTKGVYTYDFGDTGQLTPLVKMHTLGHDFVPEGIHAGGLRYHGMAPLVSHLMELGAIEARSYHQNATFEAGVTFARTQGILPGPEPTHAIKAAIDEAIRCREEGVSKTILFNLSGHGHFDLGSYDRYLKGDLVDIEYSSEQVQEALSHLPVIA; encoded by the coding sequence ATGGTAGCTCATCCCACCAAAATCGAATTGGATGAAAAGGAAATGCCTACCGCCTGGTACAATATCCAGGCTGATTTGCCCGTACCGTTGCCACCACCCTTGCATCCCGGCACGCACCAACCAATCGGACCGGCAGACCTCGCCCCACTTTTCCCGATGGAATTAATCAAGCAGGAAGTTAGCACTGAGCGTTATATAGACATCCCGGAAGAAGTGCAGGAAATTTACAAGCTATGGCGACCAAGCCCGCTCTATCGCGCCCTTCGCTTAGAAAAATTGCTGGATACGCCAGCCAAAATCTACTTCAAGTACGAAGGGGTCAGTCCGTCCGGTAGCCACAAATCCAATACCAGCGTTCCCCAAGCTTATTACAACATGAAAGAAGGGGTAAAGCACATCACTACCGAAACGGGCGCGGGGCAATGGGGTACTGCACTCTCGATGTCTTGCGAAATGTTCGGGATTGAATGCACCGTTTACATGGTAAAGGTGAGTTACCAACAGAAACCGTACCGCCGCGCCCTGATGGAAACCTACGGCGCAAAAGTAATCGCCAGCCCTTCCAATACCACCGCTTCTGGGCGCAAAATCCTAGAAACTTCGCCTGACTCTCCGGGCAGCCTCGGCATGGCAATCAGCGAAGCGGTAGAAATCGCGGCGCAACGTGACGACACCCGTTATTCCCTCGGAAGTGTGCTAAACCACGTCTTGATGCACCAAACCATCATCGGGCAGGAAGCCAAACTGCAATTGGAGAAAGTGGGCGATTATCCCGATATCATCATCGGTTGCACAGGGGGCGGCAGCAATTTCGCAGGTATAACCTTCCCCTTCATCAAGGATAAATTCGCGGGTAAGAATATCCGCGTCATTGCGGTTGAGCCTGCCGCTTGCCCCTCTCTCACCAAAGGGGTTTACACCTACGACTTTGGCGATACCGGGCAGCTAACCCCGCTGGTCAAGATGCACACCCTCGGTCACGATTTTGTACCGGAAGGTATCCACGCCGGAGGGTTGCGCTATCACGGTATGGCTCCGTTGGTCAGTCACCTGATGGAGTTGGGCGCAATCGAAGCCCGATCGTACCACCAGAACGCCACCTTTGAAGCGGGTGTCACTTTCGCCCGGACGCAGGGTATCCTGCCCGGACCTGAGCCAACTCACGCCATCAAAGCAGCAATTGACGAGGCGATTCGTTGCCGCGAGGAGGGCGTTTCCAAAACCATCCTGTTCAACCTGAGTGGTCATGGGCACTTCGATTTAGGCTCTTACGATAGATACCTAAAGGGTGACTTGGTTGACATCGAATACTCAAGCGAGCAAGTGCAGGAAGCTTTGTCCCATCTACCGGTAATTGCATAG
- a CDS encoding ABC transporter permease — protein MTRFFSNFWDLFLIQLANWRWSWAATMINGLLVPLTTFFFFKLLATSGNTEQDLYLLSGNIIVSLLFTTMYGTCARFSFMRTFGVLDYYATLPVYKGLLVLAVNAGFLVLTLPTALLTVLMGQYIFNITISLSPLFLLIVPLASFSLSAVGALVGVTAPNFDTATSISGVLQFIFMGLSPILVAADRLPEFVQWIGKALPSTYAAEALRLSLIGQFNEKFWLDVVILLVVNTLIMLYVGSKMEWRSA, from the coding sequence GTGACACGCTTTTTCTCCAACTTTTGGGATTTGTTTCTAATTCAATTGGCTAACTGGCGCTGGTCGTGGGCAGCGACAATGATTAATGGGCTGCTTGTCCCGCTTACCACCTTCTTTTTTTTCAAACTGTTAGCCACATCGGGTAACACCGAGCAAGATTTATACTTGTTGAGCGGTAATATTATTGTTTCGCTGCTTTTTACCACAATGTATGGAACATGCGCTCGTTTTTCCTTTATGCGCACTTTCGGGGTGCTGGATTATTACGCTACCTTGCCGGTTTATAAGGGTTTGTTGGTGCTGGCGGTAAATGCCGGATTCCTAGTTTTAACCCTTCCTACCGCTTTATTGACTGTCTTGATGGGTCAGTATATTTTCAATATTACTATCAGCCTTTCACCACTGTTTTTGTTAATAGTGCCGCTTGCCAGCTTTTCACTATCAGCAGTAGGGGCATTGGTAGGAGTGACTGCGCCAAATTTCGATACTGCTACTTCAATTAGTGGGGTGCTTCAATTCATTTTCATGGGCTTAAGTCCCATCTTGGTAGCAGCCGACCGTTTACCCGAATTTGTCCAGTGGATTGGTAAAGCCTTACCAAGCACCTATGCTGCCGAAGCCTTGCGCCTAAGTTTGATCGGTCAATTTAACGAGAAATTCTGGTTGGATGTTGTCATCCTATTGGTAGTTAATACACTAATAATGCTATATGTGGGTAGCAAGATGGAATGGCGCAGCGCCTGA
- a CDS encoding ABC transporter ATP-binding protein has product MTQTKLANLQGLEFTPNQTVYAVEHIAKRYGRGKAAQSARPANLDISLEIKQGEVFGLLGSNGAGKSTLIKQMVNLLSPDEGRISLFGVDIAKKPDIVTRKVAYMPQKPNALLDLTAEEAIYFTGHMRGMSRHDAKKAAAQLVEQWGLGEVRRKAVRNMSGGQNRLVSLAITLVGDLPVMILDEPTNELDPAFRRQVWDHLKEQNTVHGTTIILVTHNVQEAEHVIGRVAIMSKGRMVGMGRVSELKSKIDQSVRLELFIKPDRAEICESQLVALEQARQLKPYHWVVLVPRENAEEDIYKVLGGIRLDNLEDFRVQTASLEDVYMAFTGRTIEDEDE; this is encoded by the coding sequence ATGACTCAGACAAAGTTGGCAAATTTGCAGGGATTAGAATTTACCCCAAACCAAACGGTTTACGCAGTTGAACACATCGCTAAGCGTTACGGGCGCGGTAAAGCAGCACAATCGGCGCGTCCCGCCAATCTGGATATTTCTCTCGAAATAAAGCAGGGTGAAGTATTTGGATTATTGGGCAGCAACGGTGCAGGCAAAAGCACTCTTATTAAGCAGATGGTGAATTTGCTCTCTCCCGATGAGGGGCGGATTTCCCTTTTTGGAGTTGATATTGCCAAAAAACCCGACATAGTAACGCGCAAGGTGGCTTATATGCCCCAAAAACCTAACGCTCTGCTAGACTTAACAGCGGAAGAAGCCATTTATTTTACCGGGCATATGCGTGGAATGAGCAGACATGATGCTAAAAAAGCGGCTGCCCAGTTAGTTGAGCAATGGGGTTTGGGAGAGGTAAGGCGCAAGGCAGTGCGCAACATGAGCGGGGGGCAAAATCGGCTTGTCAGTCTTGCGATTACGCTGGTTGGCGACCTTCCGGTGATGATTCTAGATGAACCGACCAATGAACTCGATCCGGCTTTTAGAAGACAAGTGTGGGATCATCTGAAAGAGCAAAATACCGTACACGGCACTACCATCATATTGGTAACGCATAACGTGCAAGAAGCAGAGCATGTTATCGGGCGTGTAGCGATTATGAGCAAGGGGCGCATGGTTGGAATGGGGCGGGTTAGCGAGTTAAAGAGCAAAATTGACCAAAGTGTACGCCTTGAGCTATTTATAAAACCGGATCGCGCTGAAATTTGCGAGTCCCAACTGGTTGCGTTGGAGCAGGCGCGCCAACTGAAACCCTACCATTGGGTGGTGTTAGTGCCGCGCGAGAATGCCGAAGAAGATATTTATAAGGTATTAGGTGGGATACGGCTGGATAATCTGGAGGATTTCCGGGTGCAAACTGCTTCGCTGGAAGATGTATATATGGCTTTCACCGGACGCACTATCGAGGATGAGGACGAGTAG
- a CDS encoding DUF2378 family protein, translating into MKVEGIVSDSHYLAKQVTFEGLIKGLSIQNDSVLLEELLHVTGYNFFKPEANYPFRDLVLCINFLRQKLFPELTDAQAYSKIARAQVEGYISQTIFGRITYAARKGGGGFKALELAIKNHSANFNFGKRTITSTGENKAQVTFENDPSNPVYVAAMLSAILELQGVQDIKVTYRGVAKHHFIYDLGWLEK; encoded by the coding sequence GTGAAAGTAGAGGGCATTGTGTCCGATTCACATTACCTTGCCAAACAAGTTACTTTTGAAGGCTTGATCAAAGGGTTGAGCATACAAAATGATAGTGTGCTTCTAGAAGAATTGCTGCATGTTACGGGCTATAATTTCTTCAAACCAGAAGCGAATTATCCATTTCGTGATTTGGTATTGTGTATTAATTTTTTAAGGCAGAAATTGTTTCCAGAATTAACCGATGCGCAGGCTTATTCTAAAATTGCCCGTGCTCAGGTAGAGGGCTACATTTCGCAAACAATCTTCGGTCGGATTACTTACGCTGCTCGTAAGGGTGGTGGAGGTTTTAAGGCACTCGAACTGGCAATTAAAAACCATTCTGCTAACTTTAACTTTGGTAAACGCACAATAACCAGCACAGGTGAAAATAAGGCTCAGGTAACATTTGAAAATGATCCTTCAAACCCTGTTTATGTTGCAGCAATGTTATCTGCCATACTAGAATTACAGGGCGTACAAGATATCAAAGTAACATACCGGGGTGTTGCAAAACATCATTTTATTTATGATTTAGGCTGGTTAGAGAAGTAA